In Rhodothermus marinus DSM 4252, a single genomic region encodes these proteins:
- the tgt gene encoding tRNA guanosine(34) transglycosylase Tgt: MRFTLEYVDSETRARAGRLETPHGVVETPMFMPVGTVGSVKAVSPRELRRDVGAQIILGNTYHLYLRPGLEVLRQAGGLHRFMGWDGPILTDSGGFQVFSLAALRKLSEEGVWFQSHLDGSRHLFTPENVIDYQRVIGADIMMVLDECPPGDASLEAARRAHELTLRWAERSKRRFEETAPLYGYEQALFAIVQGGVFPELRRESARALVAMDFPGYAIGGLSVGEPTELMYEMVEVVTEILPADRPRYLMGVGTPANLLENIARGVDLFDCVMPTRNGRNGTIFTTEGILNIRNRKWQTDFSPLDPGLDGYVSQTFTKAYVRHLFQAGEILGLQIATLQNLSFYLWLMREARRAILEGRYRSWMNEMLPRISRRL; this comes from the coding sequence ATGCGGTTTACGCTGGAATACGTCGATTCGGAAACGCGGGCGCGGGCCGGACGGCTCGAAACGCCCCACGGCGTCGTCGAAACGCCCATGTTCATGCCGGTGGGGACCGTCGGCAGCGTGAAGGCCGTCAGTCCTCGCGAGCTGCGCCGGGACGTGGGCGCGCAGATCATTCTGGGCAACACCTATCACCTCTATCTGCGACCCGGGCTCGAAGTGCTCCGGCAGGCGGGCGGACTGCATCGCTTCATGGGATGGGACGGTCCCATTCTGACGGATTCGGGTGGTTTTCAGGTTTTTTCGCTGGCCGCGCTGCGCAAGCTCTCGGAAGAAGGCGTCTGGTTCCAGAGCCATCTGGACGGCTCCCGCCACCTGTTCACGCCGGAAAACGTAATCGACTACCAGCGCGTGATCGGGGCCGACATCATGATGGTGCTGGACGAGTGTCCGCCGGGCGATGCGTCGCTGGAGGCGGCACGCCGGGCGCACGAGCTGACCCTGCGCTGGGCCGAGCGCAGCAAGCGTCGCTTCGAGGAAACCGCCCCGCTCTACGGCTACGAGCAGGCGCTGTTTGCCATCGTGCAGGGCGGGGTCTTCCCGGAGCTGCGGCGCGAATCGGCCCGGGCGCTGGTGGCAATGGATTTCCCGGGTTACGCCATCGGCGGGCTGTCGGTGGGTGAGCCGACCGAACTCATGTACGAAATGGTGGAGGTGGTGACCGAAATCCTGCCCGCCGACCGGCCCCGCTACCTGATGGGCGTGGGGACGCCCGCCAACCTGCTGGAAAACATCGCGCGCGGCGTGGACCTGTTCGATTGCGTCATGCCCACGCGCAACGGCCGCAACGGCACGATCTTTACCACCGAGGGCATCCTGAACATCCGCAACCGGAAGTGGCAGACCGACTTTTCGCCGCTCGATCCGGGACTGGACGGGTACGTCTCGCAGACCTTCACGAAGGCCTACGTGCGTCATCTCTTTCAGGCCGGAGAGATTCTTGGCCTGCAGATCGCCACGCTCCAGAACCTGAGCTTTTACCTGTGGCTGATGCGGGAGGCCCGCCGGGCCATTCTGGAAGGACGTTACCGGAGCTGGATGAACGAAATGCTACCACGCATCAGCCGCCGCCTCTGA
- the rnpM gene encoding RNase P modulator RnpM, protein MSKKHVPIRSCVVCRTRRPKHELVRIVRRPDGRVELDPEQKKPGRGAYLCPQPSCWKLKAVIPRLQRALRTELDAEARAALAAWTERMQRATPADAGT, encoded by the coding sequence ATGTCGAAAAAGCACGTGCCCATCCGCTCCTGCGTGGTCTGCCGCACGCGACGCCCCAAACACGAGCTGGTGCGCATCGTGCGGCGGCCGGACGGCCGCGTCGAGCTGGATCCGGAGCAGAAGAAGCCCGGCCGGGGCGCCTACCTGTGCCCGCAACCGTCCTGCTGGAAACTGAAAGCCGTCATTCCCCGGCTGCAACGCGCGCTGCGGACCGAACTCGACGCCGAGGCCCGCGCTGCCCTGGCCGCCTGGACCGAACGCATGCAGCGGGCGACTCCGGCCGACGCCGGGACGTGA